The region TGAGGATCTTCAATGCAGAACCCCGGGGGAATTTGAAGATGGACAACTTAGAACGTTACAGCGCCGTATTAAACATTGGAAAGCAGTGGAAGGCCCCCCTAAAGAAGTCTTTTTTCCTCAAATACACAAGCCGGGGGAGTTGTGCCAGTCTGATTTTACCCATATGGATAAACTGGGGATAATGATAAGCGGTCTTTCCTTTGACCATATGATTTATCATTTTGTTTTGACCTATTCCAACTGGGAAGCTGGGACTATTTGTTTTTCAGAAAGCTTTGAGAGCCTGAGCCAGGGGCTTCAAAATGCTTTATGGGAGCTGGGAGGAGTGCCGGGAAACCATCGTACGGACCGTTTAACCACAGCAGTAAATAAGGCCGACCATCCTGAAGAATTTACCAGAAGATATCAGGATCTTGTTGATCATTATAGAATCATTCCCTGCAAAACAAATCCGAATAGTCCAAATGAAAATGGTGATGTGGAACAACGCAATTATCGTTTCAAAAGAGCAGCGGACCAGGCCTTGCTTTTAAGGGGAAACCGAAATTTTGATGATCGAGCTGAATATGAACAATTTTTACATAAATTGTTTGCACAGTTGAATGCCGGTCGGAACAAGCGTTTCATGGAGGAACAAGCTGTCTTACACAGATTGCCTGAACGCCGGATTGACTCCTGCAAACACCAGGGAATGAAAGTCGGCCCCAGCAGCACCATACGGGTAAATCATAATGTCTATTCCGTGGAAAGCAGGCTGATCAGTGAAGAGATCCAGGTTCGTCTATATATGGATCGGTTGGAGATATGGTACGCTCAGAAAAAAGTTGATGTTTTGCCAAGACTCCGTGGTGAAGGAAAACACAAAATCAATTATCGGCATATCATTGACAGCCTGATCCGGAAACCAGGTGCATTTGAAAACTACCGTTATCGTGATGCAATGTTCCCCACCAGCCGGTTCAGGATTGCATATGATACCCTGAAAAAACGATATTCACCAAAAAGTGCTGTCAAACGATATCTGAGCATTCTAAATATGGCTGCTAAAGAAAGTGAAACAGCTGTGGACAATGCCCTGAAAGTCTTAATTGATAAAAATATGGATATCTGCAAAGAGCAGGTTCAAATTCTCATGCAGTCCAACGAGCCTGATTTTATGTGTGACCTTCAGGTTATGATTGCCGATATCCATATCCCTGAAGTTGATTTGACCTGTTATGACCAGCTGCTGCAGGAGGTGTTGTCATGTTGAGCGACCAGGAACAGATTGTTTGCAACCTTACACAGCTTCATATGCCAACCATACGCCGCAGTTATGAAGAGGTTGCAGGGCAGGCACGGGCAGACTCATGGAGCTACGAACAATATCTTTTGGAATTGTTAAATCTCGAATGTGAAGTACGGCAGCAGAACCGGATATCCCGCAATCTCTATGCATCCAAACTCCCGCCCTCTAAAACATTTGACAACTTTGATAAAAAGCGCCTGCCCACAAAGGTGGCCAACCATTTAAATGTTCTGATCAATGGTTCTTTTTTGAATCGGGCCGAAAACATATTGGTCTTTGGCAATCCAGGCAGTGGTAAAACCCACCTGCTATGTGCCATCGGCCATGCCCTGATTGAAAAGGGGAAACAGGTTCTTTTTATCTCATGCAGTCAACTTGTTCAGGAATTACTGATCGCTAAAAAAGAGCTTGAGATGACCCGGAAACTTAAAAAAATGTCCAGGTTTGATGCGGTTATTATTGATGATATCGGGTACGTACAACAAAGCCGGGAAGAAATGGAAGTGCTGTTTACCTTCCTGGCTGACCGATATGAACGGAGCAGTCTGATGATTACCAGCAACCTGCCTTTTTCTAAATGGGAGCAGATTTTTAAAGACCCCATGATTACCGCAGCCGCAATTGACAGACTTGTCCATCATAGTGTCATCCTGGAACTGAACGTAGACAGTTACCGTATGGAACAGGCAAAAAAAGATAAGAACCAAGACAAAGGAACTGATAATGATATCCAATGAGCAGGATCAAATCACAAAAAATCCAGCATATACAAAGGAAGAAATCCAAGAAATAGTTAAAATAGTACGGTTGGAATTATATAACAGAGGTCTGCTTTGCGGACCCAAGGCTATTAAAGAAAGATTGGAAGAATATGATATCAATTCAATACCGTCTGAAAGTACAATTGGACGTATATTATCACACCATGGTTTAACCAATGGCAGAACGGGGTGCCAATAACATATGTTTATTGTGGTTCCAAAAATGGAAAAATCTCAAGTGACCAGATTTTTAGGCGAATATCACCCTATTTTTATGGTAACTGTTATACAGCTATCTAAAATCCTGTAATAGCAATGCTTTCCAGGATTACTTTTTAAATGAAAGGTGAGTTTTATGCGCGGAGGATATAGAGGAATACCAAAACCAAAATTACCATCACATCTCAAGCGTGTCCATGTAAATGCCCGAATTCAAAGGTGGATGATTGATGAATTGAAGAAAAAAGGAGAGGTCGGCATAATTTTAGAGGAAATCTTGATTAAAGCAGGTTTTAAGTATCAACAACCTAAATAAGAATGGAAATAATGAAAGGACTTTTTACCAATTACGTGTGACCTTCAGGTTATAATGGGGGACTCTGTCCCCCAAACCCC is a window of Syntrophales bacterium DNA encoding:
- the istB gene encoding IS21-like element helper ATPase IstB → MLSDQEQIVCNLTQLHMPTIRRSYEEVAGQARADSWSYEQYLLELLNLECEVRQQNRISRNLYASKLPPSKTFDNFDKKRLPTKVANHLNVLINGSFLNRAENILVFGNPGSGKTHLLCAIGHALIEKGKQVLFISCSQLVQELLIAKKELEMTRKLKKMSRFDAVIIDDIGYVQQSREEMEVLFTFLADRYERSSLMITSNLPFSKWEQIFKDPMITAAAIDRLVHHSVILELNVDSYRMEQAKKDKNQDKGTDNDIQ
- the istA gene encoding IS21 family transposase; protein product: MQTEKNFGIAAMRAGMDEKTARKYRKHGKLPSDVRQKHGWQTRQDPFENVWENIKSMLEINPGLEGKTLFEDLQCRTPGEFEDGQLRTLQRRIKHWKAVEGPPKEVFFPQIHKPGELCQSDFTHMDKLGIMISGLSFDHMIYHFVLTYSNWEAGTICFSESFESLSQGLQNALWELGGVPGNHRTDRLTTAVNKADHPEEFTRRYQDLVDHYRIIPCKTNPNSPNENGDVEQRNYRFKRAADQALLLRGNRNFDDRAEYEQFLHKLFAQLNAGRNKRFMEEQAVLHRLPERRIDSCKHQGMKVGPSSTIRVNHNVYSVESRLISEEIQVRLYMDRLEIWYAQKKVDVLPRLRGEGKHKINYRHIIDSLIRKPGAFENYRYRDAMFPTSRFRIAYDTLKKRYSPKSAVKRYLSILNMAAKESETAVDNALKVLIDKNMDICKEQVQILMQSNEPDFMCDLQVMIADIHIPEVDLTCYDQLLQEVLSC